From one Streptomyces sp. SCSIO 30461 genomic stretch:
- a CDS encoding inositol monophosphatase family protein: protein MTDPLLDELLSLAQEAGRRAGALLRDGRPDDLAVAATKSSPIDVVTEMDIAAEKLITGFLAERRPDDGFLGEEGASAPGTSGVRWVIDPLDGTVNYLYGLPTWAVSIAAERDGETVVGVVDIPMRGETYHAVRGRGAHCGERRVRCRPAPQLDQALVATGFNYVHSVRSHQAEVALRLIPRVRDIRRSGSAAVDLCDVAAGRLDGYYERGLHAWDLAAGDLIAREAGVLTGARPGEGPSGDLTVAATPGVFEPLQLLLEELGAWHD, encoded by the coding sequence GTGACCGACCCCCTGCTCGACGAACTGTTGTCCCTGGCCCAGGAGGCCGGACGGCGTGCGGGCGCACTGCTGCGTGACGGACGGCCGGACGATCTCGCCGTCGCCGCGACCAAGTCCAGCCCGATCGACGTCGTCACGGAGATGGACATCGCGGCGGAGAAGCTGATCACGGGATTCCTCGCCGAACGGCGCCCCGATGACGGCTTCCTCGGCGAGGAGGGCGCATCGGCACCCGGTACCAGCGGGGTGCGTTGGGTGATCGATCCGTTGGACGGCACGGTGAACTACCTGTACGGCCTGCCCACCTGGGCGGTCTCGATCGCCGCCGAACGGGACGGCGAGACCGTGGTGGGGGTCGTGGACATCCCGATGCGCGGTGAGACGTACCACGCCGTGCGCGGCCGAGGGGCCCACTGCGGCGAGCGGCGGGTGCGCTGCCGGCCGGCGCCCCAGCTGGACCAGGCGCTGGTCGCGACCGGCTTCAACTACGTCCACTCCGTCCGCAGCCACCAGGCGGAGGTCGCCCTCCGGCTGATCCCGCGGGTGAGGGACATCCGGCGAAGCGGCTCGGCGGCCGTCGACCTCTGCGACGTCGCCGCGGGCCGTCTGGACGGCTACTACGAGCGCGGACTGCACGCCTGGGACCTCGCGGCCGGTGATCTCATCGCGCGTGAGGCGGGCGTCCTCACCGGCGCCCGCCCGGGGGAGGGGCCTTCCGGTGACCTGACGGTCGCGGCCACCCCGGGGGTCTTCGAACCGCTGCAGCTCCTGCTCGAAGAGCTGGGCGCCTGGCACGACTGA
- a CDS encoding response regulator transcription factor produces the protein MRVLVVEDEQLLADAVATGLRREAMAVDVVYDGAAALERIGVNDYDVVVLDRDLPLVHGDDVCRRVVELGMPTRVLMLTASGDVSDRVEGLELGADDYLPKPFAFTELTARVRALGRRTTVPLPPVLERAGIKLDPNRREVFRDGREVQLAPKEFAVLEVLMRSEGTVVSAEQLLEKAWDENTDPFTNVVRVTVMTLRRKLGEPPVIVTVPGSGYRI, from the coding sequence GTGCGCGTACTCGTGGTCGAGGACGAGCAACTGCTCGCCGATGCGGTGGCCACCGGGCTGCGCCGGGAGGCCATGGCGGTGGACGTCGTGTACGACGGCGCCGCGGCCCTCGAGCGCATCGGGGTGAACGACTACGACGTCGTCGTGCTCGACCGCGATCTCCCGCTGGTCCATGGCGACGACGTCTGCCGCAGGGTCGTGGAACTCGGCATGCCGACCCGGGTGCTGATGCTCACCGCGTCCGGAGATGTCAGCGACCGTGTGGAGGGCTTGGAGCTGGGTGCGGACGACTACCTTCCCAAGCCGTTCGCGTTCACCGAGCTGACCGCCCGTGTGCGCGCCCTCGGGCGCCGCACGACGGTGCCGCTGCCCCCGGTACTGGAGCGTGCCGGAATCAAGCTGGACCCCAACCGCCGCGAGGTCTTCCGCGACGGCAGGGAGGTCCAGCTCGCCCCCAAGGAGTTCGCCGTACTGGAGGTGCTCATGCGCAGCGAGGGCACGGTCGTGTCGGCCGAGCAGCTGCTGGAAAAGGCCTGGGACGAGAACACCGACCCGTTCACCAACGTCGTACGGGTCACCGTCATGACCCTGCGCCGCAAGCTCGGTGAGCCGCCCGTGATCGTCACGGTCCCCGGCTCCGGCTACCGGATCTGA
- a CDS encoding HAMP domain-containing sensor histidine kinase, with protein sequence MAAAPAPPAAPPKPTWAPGEQASPWFRPTIRIRLTLLYGGMFLIAGILLLLIIYLLAAQALQPDSELPFKIEKGEVSSEVCKFPDAPPSSTEIFNQLVNSCVNQQRQHALDELLTRSLFALVGLSVIAFAFGYAMAGRVLSPLGKITRTARRVVGSDLSRRIELDGPDDELKELADTFDEMLERLERAFTAQQRFVANASHELRTPLAINRTLLEVHLSDPGAGEELKQLGKTLLATNERSEQLVEGLLLLARSENQIVERKPVDLAEVATRAVDQARGEAEAKGIEFRGRRAPAVVQGNGVLLERIALNLVQNAVRYNVPEGDGGGWVAVTTEVVHGQAVLLVSNTGPVVPAYEIDNLFEPFRRLRQERTGSDKGVGLGLSIARSVARAHGGRIIAEPREGGGLVMRVTLPV encoded by the coding sequence GTGGCCGCTGCACCCGCGCCCCCCGCGGCGCCCCCGAAGCCCACCTGGGCCCCCGGTGAGCAGGCGAGCCCCTGGTTCCGGCCGACCATCCGGATACGGCTCACGCTGCTCTACGGCGGGATGTTCCTGATCGCAGGGATCCTGCTGCTCCTGATCATCTACCTGCTGGCCGCGCAGGCGCTGCAGCCGGACAGCGAACTGCCGTTCAAGATCGAGAAGGGTGAGGTGAGCAGCGAGGTATGCAAATTCCCCGACGCCCCGCCGAGTTCGACCGAGATCTTCAACCAGCTCGTGAACTCCTGCGTGAACCAGCAGCGCCAGCACGCCCTGGACGAGCTCCTCACCCGCTCGTTGTTCGCCCTCGTCGGCCTGAGCGTGATCGCGTTCGCCTTCGGCTATGCGATGGCGGGTCGGGTCCTGTCCCCGCTCGGGAAGATCACGCGTACCGCGCGCCGTGTGGTGGGCTCCGACCTGTCCCGGCGTATCGAGCTGGACGGCCCGGACGACGAGCTGAAGGAGCTGGCCGACACCTTCGACGAGATGCTGGAGCGGCTGGAGCGGGCCTTCACTGCCCAGCAGCGTTTCGTCGCCAACGCCTCGCACGAACTGCGCACACCGCTGGCGATCAACCGCACCCTGCTGGAGGTCCATCTTTCCGATCCCGGTGCCGGTGAAGAGCTCAAACAGCTCGGCAAGACCTTGCTGGCCACCAATGAGCGCAGCGAACAGCTGGTGGAGGGCCTGCTGCTGCTCGCGCGCAGCGAGAACCAGATCGTGGAGCGCAAACCGGTCGACCTCGCCGAGGTCGCCACCCGGGCCGTCGACCAGGCGCGCGGCGAGGCCGAAGCCAAGGGCATCGAGTTCCGCGGGCGGCGGGCACCCGCGGTCGTCCAGGGCAACGGGGTGCTGCTGGAGCGGATCGCCCTCAACCTGGTGCAGAACGCCGTGCGCTACAACGTCCCGGAAGGCGACGGCGGCGGCTGGGTGGCCGTGACCACCGAGGTCGTGCACGGCCAGGCGGTGCTGCTGGTGTCCAACACGGGTCCTGTGGTCCCGGCGTATGAGATCGACAACCTCTTCGAGCCCTTCCGGCGGCTGCGTCAGGAGCGCACCGGCAGCGACAAGGGAGTCGGTCTCGGCCTGTCGATCGCCCGGTCCGTGGCGCGTGCCCACGGGGGCCGTATCATCGCGGAGCCGCGCGAGGGCGGCGGCCTCGTGATGCGGGTGACCCTGCCCGTCTGA
- a CDS encoding DUF4193 domain-containing protein has translation MATDYDTPRKTDDDLNEDSIEELKARRNDKSTSTVDVDEFEAAEGLELPGADLSNEELAVRVLPKQADEFTCMSCFLVHHRSQLAREKNGQPICRDCD, from the coding sequence ATGGCAACCGATTACGACACCCCACGTAAGACCGATGACGATCTCAACGAGGACAGCATCGAAGAGCTCAAGGCTCGTCGGAACGACAAGTCGACGTCCACCGTCGACGTCGACGAGTTCGAGGCCGCCGAAGGTCTGGAGCTGCCCGGAGCAGACCTCTCCAACGAGGAGCTGGCCGTCCGGGTGCTGCCCAAGCAGGCTGACGAGTTCACCTGCATGAGCTGCTTCCTGGTGCACCACCGGAGTCAGCTGGCCCGTGAGAAGAACGGCCAGCCGATCTGCCGCGACTGCGACTGA
- a CDS encoding DUF3093 domain-containing protein, protein MQPSAAAPDSPATPSYDERLTAPRSWWAITALAALSGGLVLLPLGPVAMLAGLIGVGALAAAAVSSYGSARVRVVAGSLVAGDARIPVEALGEAEVLDTDEARAWRSYKADPRAFMLLRGYVPTAVRVAVTDPDDPTPYAYVSTRHPQALVDALDAARA, encoded by the coding sequence ATGCAGCCCTCCGCCGCCGCCCCCGACTCGCCCGCGACGCCGTCCTACGACGAGCGTCTCACCGCCCCCCGGTCCTGGTGGGCGATCACCGCCCTGGCGGCCCTTTCAGGTGGCCTGGTGCTGCTCCCGCTGGGCCCGGTGGCCATGCTGGCCGGACTGATCGGGGTGGGCGCGCTCGCGGCCGCGGCAGTGAGTTCCTACGGGTCGGCGCGGGTCCGGGTGGTGGCCGGTTCGCTGGTGGCCGGTGACGCTCGGATCCCGGTCGAAGCGCTCGGTGAAGCGGAGGTGCTGGACACCGATGAGGCCCGTGCCTGGCGCTCGTACAAGGCGGATCCGCGCGCTTTCATGCTGCTGCGGGGCTATGTGCCGACGGCGGTGCGGGTGGCGGTCACGGACCCCGATGACCCCACGCCGTACGCATACGTCTCGACCCGGCACCCGCAGGCTCTGGTGGACGCGCTGGACGCGGCACGGGCCTGA
- a CDS encoding PaaI family thioesterase — MPPVRHPEAPAPGELLGAHYDHCFGCGGGQPHGLHLEAKAGEGVSLTAEFTVSPAHQGAPGLAHGGVLATALDETLGSLNWLLRVIAVTGRLETDFVRPVPVDTVLFLEAEVTAVSGRKIYSRATGRIGGPEGPVAVRAEALFIEVKVDHFVDNGRPQEIQAVMADPDQVRRARAFEVNP; from the coding sequence ATACCACCGGTACGGCACCCCGAAGCGCCCGCCCCCGGCGAGCTGCTCGGCGCGCACTACGACCACTGCTTCGGCTGCGGTGGCGGGCAGCCACACGGGCTGCACCTGGAGGCGAAGGCGGGTGAAGGCGTCAGTCTCACCGCCGAGTTCACCGTCAGCCCCGCCCACCAGGGTGCCCCGGGCCTTGCTCACGGCGGCGTGCTGGCCACCGCGCTCGACGAGACGCTCGGCTCGCTGAACTGGCTGCTGCGGGTGATCGCGGTGACCGGGCGGCTGGAGACCGACTTCGTCCGGCCGGTACCGGTGGACACCGTGCTGTTCCTGGAGGCCGAGGTCACCGCGGTCAGCGGCCGGAAGATCTACTCCCGGGCCACAGGCCGGATCGGCGGCCCGGAGGGCCCCGTCGCCGTGCGCGCCGAAGCGCTTTTCATCGAGGTCAAGGTCGACCACTTCGTCGACAACGGCCGCCCGCAGGAGATCCAGGCCGTCATGGCCGATCCCGACCAGGTCAGGCGCGCCCGCGCCTTCGAGGTGAACCCCTGA
- the dut gene encoding dUTP diphosphatase, whose protein sequence is MHNPVDVLIRRLDPEVPIPAYAHPGDAGVDLVTTESAELAPGERLVLPTGLAIALPDGYAAFVHPRSGLAARCGVALVNAPGTVDAGYRGEIKVILVNLDPRESVRFERFDRIAQLVVQQVEKVRFHEVAELPGSARAEGGFGSTGGHTAVGGSGVDGVQGGNRYASVVSDREGQ, encoded by the coding sequence ATGCACAACCCCGTCGACGTACTGATCCGGCGCTTGGACCCCGAGGTGCCGATCCCGGCGTACGCACATCCGGGCGACGCCGGTGTCGATCTGGTGACCACGGAGAGTGCCGAGCTGGCGCCCGGGGAGCGGCTGGTCCTGCCCACGGGGCTGGCCATCGCCCTCCCGGACGGGTACGCGGCCTTCGTGCATCCGCGCTCCGGGCTGGCGGCCCGGTGCGGTGTCGCCCTGGTCAATGCCCCAGGGACGGTGGATGCCGGGTACCGTGGGGAGATCAAGGTGATCCTGGTCAATCTGGACCCGCGCGAAAGCGTGCGGTTCGAGCGGTTCGACCGGATCGCCCAATTGGTCGTCCAGCAGGTCGAGAAGGTGCGCTTCCACGAGGTGGCGGAGCTTCCCGGATCGGCCCGGGCCGAGGGGGGCTTCGGGTCCACCGGTGGTCACACCGCCGTGGGCGGGTCAGGCGTGGATGGCGTACAGGGTGGGAATCGATACGCTTCGGTCGTATCCGACCGGGAAGGACAGTGA
- a CDS encoding DUF3710 domain-containing protein, giving the protein MFGRRKKSGSADEVAGEAEQVVDELDTEDAAEDDAARRVSLPPEPRPDGPWDISETPQPGEGRVDLGGLFVPGVEGMELRVEVAGDAIVAATVVLQDSAVQLQAFAAPKKEGIWGEVREEIATGITQQGGVIDEVEGPLGWELRAQVPVQLPDGTGGVQLVRFVGVDGPRWFLRGVISGQGAVQPEAAGLLEQIFRETVVVRGEGPMAPRDPIVLKLPNDAQMVPEGVQQEEQEGSRFSGGMGQLQRGPEITEVR; this is encoded by the coding sequence GTGTTCGGACGTCGCAAGAAGAGCGGTTCCGCCGATGAGGTGGCGGGCGAGGCCGAGCAGGTCGTCGACGAGCTCGACACGGAGGACGCGGCTGAGGACGACGCAGCGCGCCGGGTGAGCCTTCCGCCGGAGCCCAGGCCCGACGGGCCCTGGGACATCTCCGAGACGCCCCAGCCCGGCGAGGGCCGAGTGGACCTCGGCGGTCTCTTCGTGCCGGGAGTCGAGGGCATGGAGTTGCGGGTGGAGGTCGCGGGCGACGCGATCGTCGCCGCGACGGTCGTGCTGCAGGACAGCGCTGTCCAGCTTCAGGCGTTCGCCGCGCCCAAGAAGGAAGGCATCTGGGGCGAGGTCCGCGAGGAGATCGCCACCGGCATCACCCAGCAGGGAGGTGTCATCGACGAGGTCGAGGGCCCGCTGGGCTGGGAGCTCAGGGCGCAGGTGCCGGTGCAGCTGCCGGACGGCACCGGGGGCGTCCAGCTCGTCCGCTTCGTCGGTGTCGACGGACCGCGCTGGTTCCTGCGCGGTGTGATCTCCGGGCAGGGAGCGGTACAGCCCGAGGCAGCCGGACTGCTGGAGCAGATCTTCCGGGAGACGGTCGTCGTCCGCGGCGAAGGCCCGATGGCGCCGCGCGATCCGATCGTCCTCAAGCTCCCGAACGACGCCCAGATGGTGCCGGAGGGCGTCCAGCAGGAGGAGCAGGAAGGATCCCGCTTCTCCGGCGGGATGGGACAGCTCCAGCGAGGACCCGAGATCACCGAGGTGCGCTGA
- a CDS encoding sensor histidine kinase KdpD, translated as MARGRLRIYVGAAPGVGKTYAMLSEAHRRVERGTDCVIGFVEHHDRPRTQVMLHGLEQLPRRELAYRGTVFTEMDVDAVLRRRPAVALVDELAHTNVPGSRNTKRWQDVEELLAAGIDVISTVNIQHLESLGDVVESITGVRQRETVPDEVVRRADQIELVDMAPQALRRRMAHGNIYQPDKIDASLSNYFRLGNLTALRELALLWVADRVDEYLQQYRGEHNIRTTWQARERIVVGLTGGPEGRTLIRRAARMAAKGSGSEILAVYVARSDGLTSASPKELAVQRTLVEDLGGTFHHVIGDDVPAALLDFARGVNATQIVLGSSRRKTWQYVFGPGVGATVARESGPDLDVHIVTHEEAAKGRGLPVARGARLGRSRIIAGWLVGIAGPLLLALLLIRIQQGGTELGLANDMLLFLALTVAAALIGGLLPALASAAVGSLMLNYYFTPPFHLFTIADPRNIVAIVIFVAVAISVASVVDLAARRTHQAARLRAESEILSFLAGSVLRGETTLDALLERVRETFGMESVALLERSGDVEPWECAGSVGPAPAARPEDADVDMPVGDHMALALSGRVLPAADRRVLGAFAAQSAVVLDRQRLIDEAEEARKLAEGNKIRTSLLAAVSHDLRTPLAGIKAAVTSLRSDDVDWSDEDRAELLEGIETGADRLDHLVGNLLDMSRLQTGTVTPLIRDIDLDEVVPMALVGIPESAVGLDIPETLPMVRVDKGLLERAVANIVENAAKYSPDASPVMVSASALGDRVELRVADRGRGVPDEVKERIFEPFQRYGDAPRGAGAGLGLAVARGFVEAMDGCLAAEDTPGGGLTMVLTLRAAPGGTPVAPELSVRTTG; from the coding sequence ATGGCACGCGGCAGGCTACGCATCTACGTCGGCGCGGCACCGGGCGTGGGCAAGACGTACGCGATGCTCTCCGAAGCGCACCGCAGGGTGGAGCGTGGCACCGACTGCGTCATCGGCTTCGTGGAGCACCACGACCGTCCCCGGACGCAGGTCATGCTGCACGGTCTCGAACAGCTCCCGCGCAGGGAGCTGGCCTACCGGGGCACCGTTTTCACGGAGATGGACGTGGACGCGGTGCTGCGGCGCCGACCCGCCGTCGCACTGGTGGACGAGCTGGCCCACACCAATGTGCCGGGCTCGCGGAACACCAAGCGCTGGCAGGATGTCGAAGAGCTGTTGGCGGCCGGGATCGATGTCATCTCGACCGTCAACATCCAGCACCTGGAGTCACTCGGTGACGTCGTCGAGTCGATAACCGGGGTGCGCCAGCGGGAGACCGTACCCGACGAGGTCGTCCGCCGTGCCGACCAGATCGAGCTGGTCGACATGGCGCCCCAGGCGCTGCGCCGCAGGATGGCGCACGGCAACATCTACCAGCCGGACAAGATCGACGCGTCGCTGTCCAACTACTTCCGCCTGGGCAACCTCACCGCGCTGCGCGAGCTCGCGCTGCTCTGGGTCGCCGACCGGGTGGACGAGTACCTCCAGCAGTACCGCGGCGAGCACAACATCCGCACCACCTGGCAGGCCCGCGAGCGGATCGTCGTCGGACTCACCGGTGGCCCCGAGGGGCGGACCCTCATCCGCCGGGCCGCGCGGATGGCTGCCAAAGGCTCCGGGAGCGAGATCCTCGCCGTCTACGTCGCGCGCAGCGACGGGCTGACGTCGGCCTCCCCGAAGGAGCTGGCGGTCCAGCGCACCCTGGTGGAGGACCTGGGCGGCACGTTCCACCATGTGATCGGCGACGACGTCCCCGCCGCTCTGCTCGACTTCGCCCGCGGGGTCAACGCGACCCAGATCGTGCTCGGCTCCTCGCGCCGGAAGACCTGGCAGTACGTCTTCGGCCCCGGCGTCGGTGCGACGGTGGCCCGGGAGTCCGGGCCCGACCTCGATGTGCACATCGTGACGCATGAGGAGGCCGCCAAGGGCCGCGGACTGCCGGTCGCACGGGGTGCCCGGCTCGGCCGCTCCAGGATCATCGCCGGCTGGCTCGTCGGCATCGCCGGCCCCTTGCTGCTCGCCCTCCTCCTCATCCGGATCCAGCAGGGCGGGACGGAGCTCGGCCTCGCCAACGACATGCTGCTGTTCCTGGCCCTGACGGTGGCGGCGGCGCTGATCGGCGGGCTGCTGCCCGCGCTGGCGTCGGCGGCGGTCGGTTCGCTGATGCTGAACTACTACTTCACCCCGCCCTTCCACCTCTTCACCATCGCCGACCCCCGGAACATCGTCGCGATAGTGATCTTCGTGGCGGTCGCCATCTCGGTCGCCTCGGTCGTGGACCTCGCGGCCCGGCGCACCCACCAGGCCGCCCGGCTGCGCGCGGAGTCGGAGATCCTCTCGTTCCTCGCGGGCAGCGTGCTGCGCGGCGAGACCACGCTGGACGCGCTTCTGGAGCGGGTGCGGGAGACCTTCGGCATGGAGTCGGTGGCACTGCTGGAGCGTTCAGGCGATGTGGAGCCCTGGGAGTGCGCGGGCAGCGTCGGCCCCGCGCCCGCCGCCCGGCCCGAGGACGCGGATGTGGACATGCCCGTCGGCGACCATATGGCACTCGCGCTGTCAGGGCGGGTGCTGCCCGCGGCGGACCGCCGCGTCCTCGGCGCGTTCGCCGCCCAGTCGGCGGTGGTCCTGGACCGCCAACGGCTCATCGACGAGGCCGAGGAGGCCCGTAAGCTCGCTGAAGGCAACAAGATCCGCACTTCGCTGCTCGCCGCCGTCAGCCATGACCTGCGTACCCCGCTGGCCGGAATCAAGGCGGCCGTCACCTCGCTGCGCTCGGATGACGTCGATTGGTCCGACGAGGACCGCGCCGAGCTGCTCGAAGGCATAGAGACCGGAGCCGACCGGCTGGACCACCTGGTCGGCAACCTGCTCGACATGTCCCGTCTCCAGACCGGCACGGTCACCCCCCTCATCCGCGACATCGACCTGGACGAGGTCGTGCCGATGGCCCTTGTCGGCATCCCCGAGTCCGCGGTCGGCCTTGACATCCCCGAGACGCTGCCGATGGTGCGGGTCGACAAGGGGTTGCTGGAGCGTGCCGTGGCCAACATCGTCGAGAACGCCGCCAAGTACAGCCCCGACGCGAGCCCCGTGATGGTGTCCGCGAGCGCGCTGGGCGACCGTGTCGAGCTACGGGTCGCCGACCGCGGCCGGGGGGTGCCCGACGAGGTGAAGGAGCGGATATTCGAGCCCTTCCAGCGCTACGGTGACGCACCGCGTGGTGCCGGCGCCGGTCTCGGTCTCGCCGTGGCCCGGGGCTTCGTGGAGGCCATGGACGGCTGCCTGGCCGCCGAGGACACACCGGGTGGCGGTCTGACGATGGTGCTGACCCTCCGGGCGGCGCCCGGAGGCACTCCTGTGGCCCCCGAGCTCTCCGTCCGGACGACCGGCTGA
- a CDS encoding response regulator, with amino-acid sequence MTRVLVVDDEPQIVRALVINLKARKYEVDAAPDGATALQLAAARHPDVVVLDLGLPDMDGVEVIRGLRGWTRVPILVLSARHTSDEKVEALDAGADDYVTKPFGMDELLARLRAAVRRAEPVGGGDDGIAVVETGQFTVDLAAKKVNRGGKDVRLTPTEWHLLEVLVRNTGRLVSQKQLLQEVWGPSYGTETNYLRVYMAQLRRKLEADPSHPEHFLTEPGMGYRFER; translated from the coding sequence ATGACCCGAGTGCTTGTGGTGGACGACGAGCCGCAGATCGTACGCGCCCTCGTGATCAACCTGAAGGCGCGCAAGTACGAAGTCGACGCGGCCCCCGATGGTGCCACGGCGCTCCAGCTCGCCGCCGCCCGGCATCCCGATGTCGTCGTCCTCGACCTCGGGCTGCCGGACATGGATGGAGTCGAGGTGATCAGGGGCCTGCGCGGCTGGACGCGCGTCCCGATCCTCGTGCTCTCCGCGCGGCACACCTCGGACGAGAAGGTGGAGGCGCTGGACGCCGGAGCCGACGACTACGTCACCAAGCCGTTCGGGATGGACGAACTGCTGGCACGGCTGCGCGCCGCGGTGCGAAGGGCCGAGCCGGTCGGTGGCGGTGATGACGGGATCGCCGTGGTCGAGACCGGGCAGTTCACCGTCGACCTCGCGGCGAAGAAGGTCAATCGCGGCGGCAAGGACGTGCGCCTCACCCCGACCGAGTGGCACCTCCTGGAGGTCCTGGTACGCAACACGGGGCGGTTGGTCAGCCAGAAGCAGCTGCTCCAAGAAGTGTGGGGGCCTTCGTACGGCACCGAGACCAACTACCTCCGGGTCTACATGGCACAGCTGCGGCGCAAGCTGGAGGCGGACCCCTCGCACCCCGAGCACTTCCTCACCGAGCCGGGGATGGGATACCGCTTCGAGCGCTGA